One Lysinibacillus sp. OF-1 DNA segment encodes these proteins:
- a CDS encoding helix-turn-helix transcriptional regulator: MNREQLITLISEKLKLIRTEKAFTQDQMSDLLGLSKKTLVQIEKGRILAGWTTTVAICTLCRDSSILQHELGGDPLEVVDLIANNGTLQPKEKTMGGYIWWKNIHEHDGYKLQQNVISQHFRILDNNNFRLISTFDEQIVKQAWDELMI; encoded by the coding sequence ATGAATCGTGAACAATTAATCACACTCATTTCAGAAAAACTGAAATTAATCCGTACAGAAAAAGCTTTTACACAGGATCAAATGAGTGATTTATTAGGACTATCTAAGAAAACACTTGTACAAATTGAAAAAGGCCGTATCCTAGCTGGTTGGACAACTACTGTTGCCATTTGCACTTTGTGTCGTGACAGCTCGATTTTACAGCATGAGCTTGGCGGTGATCCATTGGAGGTAGTAGATTTAATCGCGAATAATGGAACATTGCAGCCAAAGGAAAAAACAATGGGTGGATACATATGGTGGAAAAATATTCATGAGCACGATGGTTATAAACTACAGCAAAACGTTATCAGTCAGCATTTCCGCATTTTAGACAATAATAACTTTCGCCTTATTTCAACATTTGATGAACAAATCGTTAAACAAGCTTGGGACGAATTAATGATTTAA
- a CDS encoding superoxide dismutase, which translates to MAYELPQLTYAYDALEPHIDAKTMEIHHSKHHNTYVTNLNAAVEGTEFAEKNINDLIANLDALPADKQTAVRNNGGGHANHTLFWEVIAPGGSNTPVGEVAKAIDAKFGSFDAFKEEFAKAATTRFGSGWAWLIVDGDSVAVTSTPNQDSPVMEGKTPILGLDVWEHAYYLNYQNRRPDYIGSFWNVVNWDVVEAKFQAAK; encoded by the coding sequence ATGGCTTACGAATTACCACAATTAACTTACGCTTATGACGCATTAGAACCACATATCGATGCAAAAACAATGGAAATTCACCATTCTAAACACCACAATACTTATGTAACAAACTTAAACGCAGCAGTAGAAGGTACTGAATTTGCAGAAAAGAACATTAACGACTTAATCGCAAACCTTGACGCTCTTCCAGCTGACAAACAAACTGCTGTACGCAACAACGGTGGCGGACATGCTAACCATACATTATTCTGGGAAGTTATTGCTCCAGGCGGTTCAAATACACCAGTTGGCGAAGTAGCAAAAGCAATCGATGCTAAATTCGGTTCTTTCGATGCTTTCAAAGAAGAATTTGCTAAAGCTGCTACAACTCGCTTCGGTTCTGGTTGGGCTTGGTTAATCGTTGATGGTGACTCAGTGGCTGTTACGTCTACTCCTAACCAAGACTCTCCAGTAATGGAAGGTAAAACTCCAATTCTAGGCTTAGATGTTTGGGAACATGCATATTACTTAAACTACCAAAACCGTCGTCCAGATTACATCGGTTCTTTCTGGAATGTAGTAAACTGGGACGTAGTAGAAGCTAAATTCCAAGCTGCAAAATAA
- a CDS encoding Na/Pi cotransporter family protein, with product MTIDWQSILFQFLGGLGVFLFSIKFMGDGLQKSADDRLREWLNRFTTNPIMGVLVGIFVTICIQSSSATTVITVGLVSAGFLTLRQAIGVIMGANIGTTITAFIIGINIGIYFYPLLAIGAGCLFFLKKATYQHIGQILFGFGGLFLGLELMSASMQALHQLADFASLTLHLSNQPILGIFLGTVFTLLVQSSTATVGVLQGLYAEHLIGLNSALPILFGENIGTTITAVLASLGASIYAKRAAAAHVLFNVIGTIIFMLFFTPFIQFVQWVSELFHLEPRMQIALAHGSFNVFNMMIQLPFIAGLATLVTKLLPGNDGHINVTTKHLDPSFIDSSPAIALGQAKEEVLRMGEHALRGLEETFLYMKTGEAEHIPTVLQLEVGLNHLDNEITDYLVMVSKQPLSRADSVRHHTLLTNVRDFERIGDHFENILELLQYKDHHEVSLSKSARQDLIGMFSLAIEAVRKSIEALDTASLSLAQEVTELESLIDDMEDKLRQKHIARLNTNECSGAAGIVYMDIVSNLERIGDHAVNIADSILGIRH from the coding sequence TTGACAATAGATTGGCAAAGCATACTCTTTCAATTTTTAGGTGGGTTAGGGGTATTTTTATTTTCCATTAAATTTATGGGTGATGGACTTCAGAAATCAGCGGATGATCGATTACGTGAATGGTTAAATCGCTTTACTACAAACCCGATTATGGGTGTCTTAGTGGGTATATTTGTAACGATTTGTATTCAGTCAAGTTCTGCAACAACAGTCATAACTGTAGGTTTAGTGAGTGCTGGTTTTTTAACATTGCGTCAAGCCATTGGCGTCATCATGGGGGCAAATATCGGTACAACCATTACAGCATTTATTATTGGCATTAATATTGGTATCTATTTTTACCCTTTGTTGGCAATCGGTGCAGGTTGTTTGTTTTTCTTGAAAAAAGCAACGTATCAACATATTGGCCAGATTCTTTTTGGCTTTGGTGGTTTATTTTTAGGGCTAGAGCTAATGAGTGCAAGTATGCAGGCACTACATCAATTGGCAGACTTTGCATCATTAACGCTTCATTTAAGTAATCAACCGATTTTAGGCATATTTTTAGGAACCGTATTCACATTATTGGTGCAAAGTTCTACTGCGACGGTTGGTGTGCTGCAAGGGTTATATGCTGAACATTTAATTGGTTTAAATAGTGCATTACCTATTTTGTTTGGTGAAAATATTGGCACGACCATTACAGCGGTATTAGCTTCCCTTGGTGCTTCTATTTATGCAAAGCGTGCAGCTGCCGCACATGTCCTTTTTAATGTCATCGGCACGATCATTTTCATGCTATTCTTTACACCATTTATACAGTTTGTCCAGTGGGTAAGTGAGTTATTTCATTTAGAGCCTCGCATGCAAATTGCTCTTGCACATGGTTCATTCAACGTATTTAATATGATGATTCAACTTCCATTTATCGCTGGACTTGCAACATTAGTTACGAAGTTGCTGCCAGGAAATGACGGTCATATCAATGTGACAACTAAGCATCTGGACCCATCCTTTATTGATTCCTCTCCAGCCATTGCCCTTGGTCAAGCGAAAGAGGAAGTGTTACGAATGGGTGAACATGCATTGCGAGGGCTGGAAGAAACGTTTTTATATATGAAAACGGGGGAAGCAGAACATATTCCAACGGTTTTGCAATTAGAGGTCGGCCTCAATCATCTCGACAATGAAATTACGGATTATTTAGTCATGGTGTCTAAGCAGCCGCTATCTCGAGCAGACTCAGTAAGACACCATACCTTATTAACAAATGTGCGAGATTTTGAACGGATTGGAGACCATTTTGAAAATATATTAGAGCTTCTACAATACAAAGATCATCATGAAGTGAGTTTAAGTAAATCAGCACGACAAGATTTAATTGGTATGTTTAGTTTAGCCATTGAAGCAGTACGGAAAAGCATTGAAGCTTTAGATACGGCGAGCTTAAGTTTAGCTCAGGAGGTAACAGAGCTAGAAAGCTTAATAGATGATATGGAAGATAAACTCCGTCAAAAACATATCGCTCGCTTGAACACTAATGAATGCAGTGGAGCAGCGGGAATTGTTTATATGGATATTGTAAGCAATCTAGAACGTATAGGAGACCATGCAGTAAACATTGCTGACTCGATTTTAGGCATTCGTCATTAG
- a CDS encoding hemolysin family protein, which translates to METIINLSIFTILLALTGFFVATEFAIVKVRSSRLDQLVAEGNKKAIAAKHVVHHLDEYLSACQLGITVTALGIGMVGEKTFEFMLHPLFEMVGISDKYMTIFTIGTAFAIATFLHVVVGELAPKTAAIQKAEAITLLFAKPIMFFYKIMYPFIWFLNGSARVLIGLFGMKPASEHELSHTEEELRLLMSESFKSGEINKSELKYVNNVFEFDERIAREIMVPRTEIVGIEQNESFTHIIHTIAEEKYTRYPVYDGDRDNILGFINAKELFTHGLLEQLTDDTLVLEDFINPVIRVIETIPIQELLVRMQKERIHMAILMDEYGGTSGLVTVEDILEEIVGEIRDEFDGDEIADIRKITDHHYILNAKMLVEDVENLLNITLDAEEVETLGGWFLTVNNGIKASRNIELDTYLFSIYEQQGHQIHYIEVRPLRKSAPVITEVQST; encoded by the coding sequence TTGGAGACCATTATAAACCTATCGATTTTTACCATTTTATTAGCTTTAACAGGCTTTTTCGTAGCAACAGAATTTGCCATTGTCAAGGTGCGCTCCTCAAGACTCGATCAGCTGGTTGCAGAGGGCAATAAAAAAGCAATTGCTGCTAAGCATGTTGTCCATCATTTAGATGAATACTTATCTGCCTGCCAATTAGGTATTACAGTAACCGCACTTGGTATCGGGATGGTTGGTGAAAAAACCTTTGAATTTATGCTTCACCCACTTTTTGAAATGGTCGGCATTTCTGATAAATATATGACGATCTTTACAATTGGTACAGCCTTCGCTATCGCAACGTTTTTACATGTAGTAGTTGGCGAACTAGCTCCAAAAACGGCAGCTATTCAAAAGGCTGAAGCTATTACACTTCTTTTCGCAAAGCCAATTATGTTTTTCTACAAAATCATGTACCCATTTATTTGGTTTTTGAACGGTTCCGCACGTGTTTTAATTGGACTATTCGGCATGAAGCCCGCTAGTGAACATGAGCTTTCTCATACAGAGGAAGAATTGCGATTATTAATGTCTGAAAGCTTTAAAAGTGGTGAAATCAATAAATCTGAGCTTAAATATGTGAACAATGTCTTTGAATTTGATGAACGTATTGCTCGTGAAATCATGGTTCCCCGAACAGAAATAGTCGGTATTGAACAAAATGAATCGTTTACCCATATCATTCATACCATTGCCGAGGAAAAATATACGCGCTACCCTGTATACGATGGTGACCGCGATAATATTCTAGGCTTTATCAATGCCAAGGAGCTATTTACGCATGGGTTACTTGAACAACTTACAGACGACACATTAGTTTTAGAGGATTTCATTAATCCTGTCATTCGTGTTATTGAAACAATTCCTATTCAGGAATTACTTGTACGCATGCAAAAAGAACGAATCCATATGGCCATTTTAATGGACGAATATGGTGGTACATCTGGACTAGTAACGGTTGAAGACATTTTAGAGGAAATTGTTGGTGAAATTCGGGATGAATTTGACGGTGATGAAATTGCTGATATTCGAAAAATCACAGATCATCACTATATTTTAAATGCCAAAATGCTTGTGGAAGATGTTGAAAATCTATTAAACATTACGCTGGATGCAGAGGAAGTAGAAACATTAGGTGGTTGGTTCTTAACAGTGAATAATGGCATTAAAGCTTCAAGAAATATTGAATTAGACACCTATCTCTTTAGCATCTATGAGCAACAAGGGCATCAAATTCATTATATTGAGGTTCGACCTCTACGAAAAAGTGCACCAGTTATCACAGAAGTACAATCAACATAA
- a CDS encoding DUF456 domain-containing protein: MEVIGWILVIACFIISFIGLVYPIIPGVLFLVGGFLLYGVFFSFAELSWWFWVIEILFVVLLFGADTVANAFGIKKFGGSNAGMWGSTIGLLIGPFVIPVAGILIGPFLGAVIAELIVEKRTFNEAVKSGVGSLIGFLTSTIAKAVIQIVMIIVFFIAI, encoded by the coding sequence ATGGAAGTTATTGGCTGGATCTTAGTGATTGCCTGCTTTATTATTTCGTTTATTGGTTTAGTGTATCCGATTATTCCGGGTGTACTATTTTTAGTTGGCGGATTTTTGCTTTATGGTGTATTTTTCTCATTCGCAGAGCTGAGCTGGTGGTTCTGGGTGATTGAAATCCTATTTGTAGTGCTATTATTTGGTGCTGATACAGTGGCAAATGCGTTCGGCATTAAAAAGTTTGGTGGTTCTAACGCAGGAATGTGGGGAAGTACTATCGGTTTATTAATTGGTCCATTTGTTATTCCCGTTGCAGGGATATTAATTGGTCCATTTTTAGGCGCGGTGATTGCAGAACTTATTGTTGAGAAACGTACCTTTAATGAGGCTGTGAAAAGTGGTGTGGGCTCTCTAATAGGCTTTTTAACATCTACCATTGCAAAGGCTGTCATTCAAATCGTGATGATTATTGTATTTTTTATCGCGATTTAA
- a CDS encoding 5' nucleotidase, NT5C type produces the protein MKKPRFGIDIDGTVTCPSTLIPHINKQYNVNITLDDVCEYDFLSAFPHPVDRSAFNTWFKENEPYMYEVSEVAKDAKNILTAWKNNFELYYISARGENVANITVNWFKTQAIPYDHIELLGSHDKLAAAKKHHVEAFFEDKHDNAVMLAEELKIPVVLFDTPYNRLTVPDNVIRVYNWQEANQFITDYFK, from the coding sequence ATGAAAAAGCCTCGTTTTGGTATTGATATCGATGGGACTGTGACATGTCCAAGTACACTCATTCCACATATTAATAAGCAATACAATGTAAATATTACACTTGATGATGTTTGTGAATATGATTTTTTATCCGCCTTTCCACACCCTGTTGACCGCAGTGCATTTAATACATGGTTTAAGGAAAATGAGCCTTATATGTATGAAGTCTCTGAAGTGGCAAAAGATGCAAAAAATATTCTAACCGCTTGGAAAAATAATTTCGAGCTGTATTATATTTCTGCACGAGGTGAAAATGTAGCAAACATCACTGTCAATTGGTTTAAAACGCAAGCTATACCATACGATCATATCGAACTTCTAGGTAGCCACGATAAACTAGCTGCCGCGAAAAAGCATCATGTAGAAGCTTTCTTTGAGGATAAGCACGATAATGCGGTAATGCTGGCGGAGGAACTAAAAATCCCTGTTGTGTTATTTGACACACCATATAACCGCCTCACTGTTCCTGATAATGTTATACGAGTATATAATTGGCAGGAAGCCAATCAGTTTATTACAGATTATTTCAAATAA
- a CDS encoding peptidoglycan D,D-transpeptidase FtsI family protein translates to MRKAPGKNRAASVKAKHHSNLTFRMNILFFAIFIVFSMLIFRLGYMQIVKGEEYVRLLESKEEVPVNTSVPRGRMYDRYGRILVDNHPENAITYTKMQTTTTDEMLNIAEKLAQLIEQPTKRVTLRDKQDFWIIKNHDAAYEKVTKAEEAEIRAKENITTSQINAEIDKLVRERITNEELLQLSEKDLEVLAIFREMTSGYNLSPQIIKSENVSAEEFARVSERLTELPGVNTTTDWKRVKLSSLSILGRTTVPTKGIPKEKLNYYLARDYSRNDRVGESYIEAQYEELLQGQKTVVKNITNKKGQVVDTVTTYEGEPGKDLILSMDSELQAETEKILEEELLNLKALPGSYLLDRAFLIMMDPNTGDVLSMTGKKIEKNPETGKNEVIDYAYGSFTTAYEAGSSVKAATVLTGYNQGVISMGTSMGDEPIVLAGTDPKTSIFNRSGYIPMDDLMALERSSNSYMFKIALLLNGTPYSYGMPLRLKDDTFPRMRNNYAQFGLGVKTGIDLPNEFSGVRGPSGATMGGKTLDLAIGQYDTYTPLQLAQYISTVANGGYRIQPHVVKEVRDPSQDGKQLGQLVTEVGPTILNQIDNSKEEIDYVKQGLRRVYTGKHGTARAQFADIPYTAAGKTGTAEVVYYGPLREYYGTNTINLTHVGFAPYENPEIAYAVVIPWVNTNLAPHYYQNNVIARRALDKYFELKAKYQAEKVTDSNVKQPILPAVTQEKIGEDEQQ, encoded by the coding sequence ATGCGCAAAGCACCCGGAAAAAATCGCGCGGCGAGTGTTAAAGCAAAACATCATTCTAATTTAACATTTCGTATGAATATCCTTTTCTTTGCAATATTTATCGTATTTTCAATGTTAATTTTTAGACTGGGTTATATGCAAATCGTCAAAGGGGAAGAGTATGTACGACTTTTAGAGAGTAAAGAGGAAGTTCCTGTTAATACAAGTGTGCCAAGGGGCCGCATGTATGATCGTTACGGGCGTATTTTAGTCGATAATCACCCTGAAAATGCCATTACCTATACGAAAATGCAAACGACTACAACAGATGAAATGCTAAATATAGCTGAAAAGCTGGCGCAATTAATTGAACAACCAACAAAACGCGTCACATTGCGTGATAAACAAGATTTTTGGATTATCAAAAATCATGATGCGGCTTATGAAAAAGTGACAAAGGCAGAAGAAGCTGAAATTCGAGCGAAAGAAAATATTACGACAAGTCAAATCAATGCAGAGATTGATAAACTAGTACGTGAACGCATTACGAATGAAGAACTTTTGCAATTGTCAGAGAAAGATTTAGAAGTATTAGCAATCTTTAGAGAGATGACATCTGGTTATAATTTATCACCTCAAATTATAAAAAGTGAAAATGTCTCGGCAGAAGAATTTGCACGTGTCTCCGAGCGTTTAACGGAACTGCCAGGAGTTAACACAACGACAGATTGGAAACGCGTAAAATTATCTTCTCTATCGATTCTTGGTCGTACAACGGTCCCAACAAAAGGGATACCAAAAGAGAAGCTGAATTATTATTTAGCCCGTGATTATTCACGAAATGATCGAGTAGGGGAAAGTTATATCGAAGCTCAATATGAAGAGTTACTACAAGGTCAAAAAACAGTTGTCAAAAATATTACCAATAAAAAAGGGCAGGTCGTCGATACGGTGACAACCTATGAAGGTGAACCAGGTAAAGACTTAATCCTGTCAATGGATAGTGAGCTACAGGCGGAAACAGAGAAAATTTTGGAAGAAGAGCTGCTTAACCTAAAAGCACTCCCAGGCTCGTATTTATTAGATCGCGCCTTCTTAATCATGATGGACCCGAATACAGGGGATGTCCTATCCATGACTGGTAAGAAAATAGAAAAAAATCCTGAGACAGGGAAAAATGAAGTCATTGACTATGCATATGGATCATTTACAACAGCTTATGAGGCAGGTTCATCTGTAAAGGCAGCAACTGTTCTTACTGGATACAATCAAGGTGTTATATCGATGGGTACTTCTATGGGAGATGAGCCTATTGTATTAGCTGGTACAGACCCTAAAACGTCTATTTTTAACCGTAGTGGATATATTCCAATGGATGATTTAATGGCTTTAGAACGTTCTTCCAACTCCTATATGTTTAAGATTGCGTTGCTGCTTAATGGAACACCTTATAGCTATGGTATGCCATTACGCTTAAAGGACGATACGTTCCCCAGAATGCGTAATAATTATGCACAATTTGGTTTAGGTGTGAAAACAGGCATTGATTTACCAAATGAATTTAGTGGGGTGCGTGGTCCATCAGGTGCAACGATGGGAGGGAAAACGCTTGACTTGGCCATTGGTCAGTATGACACTTATACACCTCTGCAATTAGCACAATATATTTCAACAGTTGCCAATGGTGGCTATCGTATTCAGCCACATGTCGTGAAAGAGGTTCGTGATCCATCTCAAGATGGTAAACAATTAGGCCAGTTAGTAACAGAAGTAGGACCAACTATTTTGAATCAAATTGATAATTCCAAAGAAGAGATCGATTATGTAAAGCAAGGATTGCGTCGTGTATACACTGGTAAACACGGTACAGCACGAGCTCAATTTGCGGATATTCCATATACAGCTGCTGGGAAAACAGGGACAGCAGAGGTAGTTTATTATGGTCCATTACGAGAGTACTATGGTACAAACACGATTAACTTAACACATGTCGGTTTTGCACCATATGAAAACCCTGAAATTGCCTATGCAGTTGTTATCCCATGGGTTAATACAAACTTAGCTCCACACTACTATCAAAATAATGTCATTGCTAGACGTGCTTTAGACAAGTATTTTGAATTAAAAGCAAAATATCAAGCTGAAAAAGTGACAGATAGCAATGTAAAACAACCAATTTTACCTGCCGTTACACAAGAGAAAATTGGTGAGGATGAGCAACAATAA
- a CDS encoding DUF1189 family protein, producing MKHSQLFIDSLIHPKKLAAYRLLPIGKVIQYTFLLITIVSVFSLGRFAAGMSVDTFDMDSLTGLTEYIEGIKWLLYPFTFLMLFVVTTMLIFAQIALYALAGLFILKAMKRRGEYRHIWRTATFAITWATLLSMLADYLPINSTIITVFSLLLTITLLIVAFTKYPKQPITK from the coding sequence ATGAAACACTCACAGCTTTTTATCGATAGTCTCATTCATCCTAAAAAACTAGCAGCCTATCGTTTATTACCTATTGGAAAGGTTATTCAATATACTTTTCTACTCATTACCATTGTGTCCGTATTTTCTTTAGGTCGCTTTGCAGCAGGTATGTCTGTTGATACATTTGATATGGATAGTTTAACTGGTTTAACGGAATATATAGAAGGCATTAAATGGCTCTTATACCCATTCACCTTCCTCATGCTTTTTGTTGTGACAACCATGCTCATATTTGCACAAATTGCTCTCTATGCTTTAGCTGGTTTATTTATCTTAAAGGCAATGAAGCGTCGAGGTGAATATCGTCACATCTGGCGAACAGCTACCTTTGCCATCACTTGGGCAACTTTGCTGTCAATGCTAGCAGACTATTTACCAATTAACAGTACCATTATCACTGTATTCTCTTTATTGTTAACCATTACTCTATTAATTGTGGCCTTTACAAAATATCCAAAACAACCAATTACAAAATAA
- the ispG gene encoding flavodoxin-dependent (E)-4-hydroxy-3-methylbut-2-enyl-diphosphate synthase, translated as MCHRSNTRPVRVGNLTIGGSNELFIQSMCTTKTHDVEATVAEILRLEEAGCQVVRVAVPDERAADAIAEIKKRIHIPLVADIHFDYRLALKAIENGIDKVRINPGNIGRKEKVEAVVNAAKAKGIPIRIGVNAGSLERHILEKYGYPTADGMVESALHHIKILEDLDFHDIIVSMKASDVNLAIEAYEKAAKAFNYPLHLGITESGTLFAGTVKSAAGLGAILSKGIGNTLRISLSADPVEEIKVARELLKSFGLASNMATLISCPTCGRIEIDLISIANEVEEYISKLKVPLKVAVLGCAVNGPGEAREADIGIAGARGEGLLFMKGKTVRKVPEETMVEELKKEIDKLAAEMEEKQAAEAAQKANA; from the coding sequence ATTTGTCACCGTTCAAATACGCGTCCCGTACGTGTCGGTAACTTAACAATTGGTGGTAGTAATGAATTATTCATTCAAAGCATGTGTACAACCAAAACACATGATGTAGAAGCAACAGTTGCGGAAATTCTTCGTCTTGAGGAAGCGGGCTGTCAGGTTGTTCGTGTTGCTGTACCAGATGAGCGTGCAGCGGATGCGATTGCCGAAATTAAAAAACGTATTCATATTCCATTAGTAGCTGATATTCATTTTGACTATAGATTAGCATTAAAAGCCATTGAAAATGGTATTGATAAAGTACGTATTAACCCAGGTAATATTGGCCGTAAAGAAAAAGTGGAAGCTGTTGTTAATGCTGCCAAAGCGAAAGGTATCCCCATTCGTATTGGTGTTAATGCCGGCTCATTAGAGCGTCATATTTTAGAAAAATACGGCTATCCTACAGCTGATGGTATGGTTGAATCAGCTCTACACCATATTAAAATTTTGGAAGACTTGGACTTCCACGATATTATCGTGTCAATGAAGGCATCTGATGTTAATCTTGCTATTGAAGCTTATGAAAAGGCGGCGAAAGCCTTTAATTACCCGCTTCATTTAGGGATTACAGAATCAGGGACACTGTTTGCTGGTACAGTAAAATCAGCAGCTGGTCTTGGAGCCATCCTTTCAAAAGGCATTGGGAACACATTGCGTATCTCCCTTTCAGCTGACCCTGTAGAAGAAATAAAAGTAGCAAGAGAATTATTAAAATCATTTGGTCTAGCCTCTAATATGGCCACACTTATTTCTTGTCCTACATGTGGGCGCATTGAAATTGATTTAATTTCGATCGCAAATGAAGTGGAAGAATATATTTCAAAATTAAAGGTTCCTTTAAAAGTAGCTGTGTTGGGCTGTGCCGTAAACGGTCCAGGTGAAGCACGAGAAGCGGATATCGGAATTGCTGGTGCTCGTGGTGAAGGCTTACTTTTCATGAAGGGAAAAACAGTTCGTAAAGTACCTGAAGAAACGATGGTGGAAGAACTGAAAAAAGAAATTGATAAATTAGCAGCAGAAATGGAAGAAAAGCAAGCAGCAGAAGCGGCACAAAAAGCGAATGCTTAA
- a CDS encoding PstS family phosphate ABC transporter substrate-binding protein: MKKWKYLTMTAVMGSALMLGACGSDSAQNGNNAETNAPASSGQEAADEKLQGSVAGDGSSTVAPIIEAVVEEYAGAQPDVKVSVGVSGTGGGFEKFIAGETDFSNASRNIKDEEKSKLEEAGIDFTELALAYDGLSVVVNPENDWAKDLTVEQLQKIWVEDGKEKKWSDIDPSWPDEKIVYYSPGTDSGTYDYFDEVILDGADLVSSATLSEDDNMLVQGVAGDKNAIGFFGYAYYLENKDKLNIVKVNGVEPTNETIEGGEYTPLSRPLFTYVKNSAMKDNEAAYDFIQFTLENAGDMAEAVGYVRLPEEKYTEGLKTLEGLK, encoded by the coding sequence ATGAAAAAGTGGAAGTACTTAACGATGACAGCAGTAATGGGTTCTGCATTAATGCTAGGTGCATGTGGTAGCGATTCTGCACAAAATGGAAACAATGCAGAAACGAACGCACCAGCTAGTTCAGGACAAGAAGCTGCTGATGAAAAGCTACAAGGATCTGTAGCTGGAGATGGCTCATCAACAGTAGCACCAATCATTGAGGCAGTTGTTGAAGAGTATGCAGGCGCACAACCAGATGTCAAAGTATCAGTGGGGGTTTCTGGTACTGGTGGTGGTTTTGAAAAATTCATCGCAGGTGAAACAGACTTTTCAAATGCATCTCGTAATATAAAAGATGAAGAGAAATCGAAATTAGAAGAAGCGGGTATTGATTTTACAGAGCTAGCTTTAGCATATGACGGTTTATCTGTAGTGGTGAACCCAGAAAATGATTGGGCAAAGGATTTAACAGTAGAACAATTACAAAAAATTTGGGTTGAAGATGGAAAAGAGAAAAAATGGTCTGATATTGATCCATCATGGCCAGATGAAAAAATCGTTTACTATTCACCAGGTACTGATTCAGGCACATACGATTACTTCGATGAAGTCATTTTAGATGGTGCGGATCTAGTAAGCTCAGCAACATTATCAGAGGATGATAATATGCTAGTGCAAGGTGTAGCTGGTGACAAAAACGCAATCGGTTTCTTCGGCTATGCTTACTATCTTGAAAATAAAGATAAATTAAACATTGTCAAAGTAAATGGTGTTGAACCAACAAATGAAACAATAGAGGGTGGCGAATATACACCACTTTCACGCCCACTATTCACTTACGTGAAAAATAGTGCTATGAAAGATAATGAAGCAGCATATGACTTCATTCAATTTACACTTGAAAATGCAGGCGATATGGCTGAGGCAGTTGGCTATGTTCGTTTACCAGAAGAAAAATATACTGAAGGCTTAAAAACTTTAGAAGGCTTAAAATAA
- a CDS encoding MerR family transcriptional regulator — MDYYTNIGLLDAERSATNYRFYDPIMIERLQFIEQRKQQGLSLVAIQHELNITPYEEIDVQMLRLKMQDLEHDVASLLEQMNKQDDKKIETIKKNVSPESIALMQSLLLLIHN, encoded by the coding sequence ATCGATTATTATACCAATATTGGTTTGTTGGATGCAGAACGTTCTGCAACAAATTATCGCTTCTATGATCCAATCATGATTGAACGACTTCAATTTATTGAACAACGCAAACAACAGGGGCTCTCACTCGTAGCAATCCAACATGAATTGAACATCACACCCTATGAAGAAATCGATGTACAAATGCTTCGTTTAAAAATGCAAGATTTAGAGCATGATGTAGCTTCATTGCTAGAGCAAATGAACAAACAAGATGATAAAAAAATTGAAACCATTAAGAAAAACGTTTCACCCGAAAGTATTGCATTAATGCAATCCTTACTATTACTTATTCATAATTAG